A DNA window from Sporohalobacter salinus contains the following coding sequences:
- the rplU gene encoding 50S ribosomal protein L21, translating to MYAIIETGGKQYKVEEGQMVEVEKLDVEEDDSVEFETIKAVSSEEGLQVGQPTLEDAKVTGKVVEQGKGDKIIVFKYKPKNNYRKKMGHRQPYTKVMIEDIQA from the coding sequence ATGTATGCAATTATAGAAACAGGCGGTAAGCAGTATAAAGTAGAAGAAGGACAGATGGTTGAAGTTGAAAAGTTAGATGTTGAAGAGGATGATTCTGTAGAATTTGAAACAATAAAAGCTGTTTCTAGTGAAGAGGGTCTTCAGGTTGGGCAACCTACTTTAGAAGATGCTAAAGTAACTGGAAAAGTTGTAGAGCAGGGCAAGGGCGATAAAATTATTGTTTTTAAATATAAGCCTAAAAATAATTATCGTAAAAAGATGGGCCATCGTCAGCCTTATACTAAAGTAATGATTGAAGATATTCAAGCGTAA
- a CDS encoding ribosomal-processing cysteine protease Prp, with translation MVKVIIERNQSGRITKFRAEGHAEYGEYGNDIVCAAVSAILQTAIFGLTEHLGLSVEVDTSDGWLGCNLEDINASKEINAILETMFIGLEKTAQSYPDNLKILEGGKKDD, from the coding sequence ATGGTTAAAGTAATTATTGAACGTAATCAGTCTGGTCGAATTACTAAATTTAGGGCTGAAGGTCATGCAGAATATGGAGAATATGGTAATGATATAGTATGTGCTGCTGTATCAGCTATCTTACAGACAGCTATATTTGGATTAACAGAACATTTAGGTCTGTCAGTAGAGGTTGATACCTCAGATGGCTGGTTAGGCTGTAATTTAGAAGATATTAATGCGTCTAAAGAGATAAATGCAATTTTAGAAACTATGTTCATAGGATTGGAGAAGACCGCTCAATCTTATCCGGATAATTTAAAAATATTGGAAGGAGGTAAGAAAGATGATTAA
- the rpmA gene encoding 50S ribosomal protein L27, producing the protein MDLQLFAQKKAVGSSNNGRDSISKRLGVKSHDGQFISAGSIIVRQRGTKFKPGLNVGRGKDDTLFAKEDGYVTFERKGKQSRQVSVYTEDQLEMLA; encoded by the coding sequence ATGGATCTACAGTTGTTTGCTCAAAAGAAGGCGGTTGGAAGTTCTAACAATGGACGGGATAGTATTTCTAAACGCCTAGGAGTTAAAAGCCATGATGGTCAATTTATTTCTGCTGGTAGCATTATTGTTCGGCAGCGTGGAACTAAGTTTAAGCCAGGCTTAAATGTTGGTCGTGGTAAAGATGATACACTGTTTGCCAAAGAAGACGGATATGTTACTTTTGAACGAAAAGGAAAGCAGTCACGTCAAGTAAGTGTTTATACTGAAGATCAATTAGAAATGTTGGCATAA
- the obgE gene encoding GTPase ObgE, which yields MFVDEVSIKVEAGSGGDGATSFRREKYEPEGGPNGGDGGPGGDVILTVDEGLNTLLEFREKKFYQAESGENGQEKNKHGKGGEDLIIEVPPGTVVYDNETGEVMADMTAEGDELVVAEGGRGGRGNARFKSSTRQAPRFSENGEPGEKKEFKLELKLLADVGLVGFPNVGKSTLISSVSAAKPEIGNYHFTTVEPNLGVVKTGNYGSFVMADVPGLIEGAHSGVGLGDDFLRHLERTKVILHVLDVSGFEGRDPIEDFEVINEELEKFNSKLSQRPQIVAANKMDLPAAKENIDEVKKELEKEGYEVFPISAVTGQGIDELIKAVDKLVQKTEEAVETEIGDEDKEVVIKGPQPAGEEDEFEIIKRDDLYIVKGEEIERKVAMVDLTNEDSAYHFARRLQEMGIEDALKEHGINDGDTVKIGEVEFEYFEE from the coding sequence ATGTTTGTAGATGAAGTATCAATAAAAGTGGAAGCTGGTAGCGGCGGTGATGGAGCAACTAGTTTTCGCCGGGAGAAGTATGAACCAGAAGGTGGACCTAATGGTGGTGACGGTGGCCCAGGTGGAGATGTTATTTTAACTGTAGATGAAGGATTAAATACTTTATTAGAATTTAGAGAGAAAAAGTTTTATCAAGCTGAATCAGGAGAGAATGGTCAAGAAAAGAATAAACACGGTAAAGGTGGAGAAGATCTTATAATTGAGGTGCCGCCGGGAACTGTAGTTTATGATAATGAGACTGGTGAGGTTATGGCTGATATGACTGCTGAAGGAGATGAGTTAGTAGTAGCTGAAGGCGGTCGTGGAGGACGAGGTAATGCTCGCTTTAAATCTTCTACCAGACAGGCACCGAGGTTTTCAGAAAATGGAGAACCGGGTGAGAAAAAAGAGTTCAAATTGGAGTTAAAACTCTTAGCTGATGTAGGATTAGTTGGTTTTCCTAATGTCGGAAAGTCTACTTTAATTTCCAGTGTTTCTGCTGCTAAACCAGAAATTGGTAATTATCATTTTACTACTGTTGAACCCAATTTAGGAGTAGTTAAGACAGGAAATTATGGCAGCTTTGTGATGGCTGATGTCCCTGGTTTGATTGAAGGAGCCCATTCTGGAGTTGGTTTAGGTGATGATTTTTTGCGTCATTTAGAGAGGACAAAAGTGATTCTTCATGTTTTAGATGTATCTGGATTTGAAGGTCGAGATCCAATAGAAGATTTTGAAGTAATTAATGAAGAATTAGAAAAGTTCAATTCTAAATTGAGCCAGCGGCCACAGATAGTAGCTGCTAATAAGATGGATTTACCGGCAGCTAAGGAAAATATTGATGAAGTCAAAAAAGAATTAGAAAAAGAAGGTTATGAGGTATTTCCAATTTCAGCTGTAACAGGTCAAGGTATAGATGAGTTAATTAAAGCAGTAGATAAATTAGTTCAAAAGACAGAAGAGGCTGTAGAAACTGAAATAGGGGATGAAGATAAAGAGGTAGTAATTAAAGGACCTCAGCCTGCTGGAGAAGAGGATGAGTTTGAAATTATTAAGCGAGATGATCTTTACATAGTTAAAGGTGAAGAAATTGAACGAAAAGTTGCTATGGTAGATCTGACAAATGAAGATTCAGCTTATCATTTTGCTCGTAGATTACAAGAAATGGGAATAGAAGATGCGTTAAAAGAACATGGAATTAATGATGGAGATACCGTTAAAATTGGTGAGGTTGAATTTGAATACTTTGAAGAATAA
- the yhbY gene encoding ribosome assembly RNA-binding protein YhbY, whose translation MLTGKQRSYLRKKGNQLNPVVQIGKNGITSSLLEQVEEVLEAKELIKIRALNNSLYTAREVAEELAEECNAEVVQVIGSVCLIYRQNEEEQKYNLPD comes from the coding sequence ATGTTGACAGGGAAACAGAGAAGTTATCTAAGAAAAAAGGGGAATCAGTTAAATCCCGTAGTGCAGATTGGAAAGAATGGAATTACTTCTAGTCTGCTTGAACAGGTAGAAGAAGTTTTAGAAGCAAAAGAGTTAATTAAAATTAGAGCTTTAAATAATTCACTCTATACTGCTCGGGAAGTTGCAGAAGAGTTAGCTGAAGAATGTAATGCAGAGGTTGTGCAGGTGATCGGAAGTGTTTGTTTAATTTATCGTCAGAATGAAGAAGAACAGAAGTATAATTTACCAGATTAA
- the proB gene encoding glutamate 5-kinase produces MSIEKDLQQADRIVVKVGSSTLTHSTSKLDLGRIESLIRQLVDLKNRGKEIILVTSGAISAGRGKLDLKELANTIPEKQALAAVGQGVLMQIYEKFFSEYGCTLAQILLTKGDITERKRYLNSRNTLFKLLDYGIVPVINENDTVAVDEIKFGDNDTLSALVATLVDADLLVVLSDVEGIYTSDPRENETAELISQVDKITSELEELAGGAGTSRGTGGMVTKIEAAKIATRAGVMMMIANGSQEHILQEIVEGINPGTVFLPDNQGLDSRKKWIAFNLAVQGRITVDSGAEKALLNQGTSLLPCGVVKVEDDFKAGDVVDILNGDKKEICRGIVNYSNEEIETIKGLQSTEIIDKLGYKDYDEVVHRDNLVCLKTN; encoded by the coding sequence ATGTCAATTGAGAAAGATTTACAGCAGGCTGATAGAATAGTGGTTAAAGTAGGCAGTAGTACTTTAACCCATTCTACATCTAAGTTAGATCTAGGGCGAATAGAGTCTTTAATTCGTCAGTTAGTGGATCTTAAGAATCGAGGTAAAGAGATAATTTTAGTTACTTCAGGAGCTATCAGTGCTGGTAGAGGTAAGCTTGATTTAAAAGAGTTGGCCAATACAATTCCTGAAAAGCAGGCACTAGCAGCAGTAGGGCAGGGGGTGTTGATGCAGATTTATGAGAAATTCTTTAGTGAATATGGTTGTACTTTAGCCCAAATTCTTTTGACTAAAGGTGATATTACAGAACGAAAACGGTATCTCAATTCCCGAAATACTTTATTTAAATTACTTGATTATGGAATTGTTCCTGTAATTAATGAGAATGATACAGTGGCGGTAGATGAGATTAAATTTGGTGATAATGATACTCTATCTGCTCTGGTTGCTACCTTAGTAGATGCTGATTTATTGGTTGTTTTATCGGATGTGGAAGGTATCTATACTAGTGATCCGCGTGAGAATGAGACAGCTGAGTTAATTTCACAAGTAGATAAGATTACTTCTGAATTAGAGGAATTAGCTGGTGGTGCTGGAACAAGTAGAGGTACTGGAGGAATGGTAACTAAAATTGAAGCGGCTAAGATAGCTACACGAGCGGGAGTTATGATGATGATAGCTAATGGTAGTCAGGAACATATTCTGCAGGAAATTGTAGAAGGAATAAATCCAGGTACTGTGTTTTTACCTGATAATCAAGGATTGGATAGTCGGAAGAAGTGGATTGCTTTTAATTTAGCAGTTCAAGGGAGAATAACTGTAGATTCAGGAGCAGAGAAGGCACTTTTAAATCAAGGTACTAGTCTTTTACCTTGTGGAGTTGTAAAGGTTGAAGATGATTTTAAAGCTGGAGATGTAGTTGATATTCTGAATGGAGATAAAAAAGAGATCTGTAGGGGAATTGTAAATTATTCAAATGAGGAAATAGAGACTATAAAGGGTTTACAATCAACTGAAATTATTGATAAGCTAGGTTATAAGGACTATGATGAGGTTGTTCATAGAGATAATTTAGTTTGTTTAAAAACTAACTAA
- a CDS encoding glutamate-5-semialdehyde dehydrogenase, with the protein MSIKQQVVDKAKAASQAARELANIETTVKNKALLAMADALEDSVDFILAENEKDMKNGREEGLNEALMDRLLLTEERIKKMANGLREVAQFDDPIGEVIGMKKRPNELQLGKVKVPLGVIGMIYESRPNVTADATGLCLKAGNTVLLRGGSEAINSNKAVTEVISKAAYESGIPTGAIQLIETTDREAVQVMFELNEYLDVLIPRGGSGLINAVINNSTVPVIETGVGNCHTYIDNEADQEMAEDIVMNAKTQRPGVCNAMETLLVHSEIAEDFLPEMVAKLQKANVEIRGDETVQELVSGIEPATEDDWSAEYLDYILAIKVVAGLEEAVDHIHKYNTKHSEAIITDNYHKARKFLNVVDAAAVYVNASTRFTDGGQFGLGAEIGISTQKLHARGPMSVNELTTTKFIVYGDGQIRE; encoded by the coding sequence ATGAGTATTAAACAGCAAGTAGTGGATAAAGCTAAAGCAGCTAGTCAAGCAGCTAGAGAGTTAGCCAATATAGAAACTACTGTTAAAAATAAAGCATTATTGGCTATGGCTGATGCTTTAGAAGATAGTGTAGACTTTATTTTAGCTGAAAATGAAAAGGATATGAAAAATGGGAGAGAAGAGGGCTTGAATGAGGCCTTAATGGATCGTTTGTTATTGACTGAAGAAAGAATTAAGAAAATGGCCAATGGTTTGCGGGAAGTGGCTCAGTTTGATGATCCAATTGGAGAAGTTATAGGAATGAAAAAGAGACCTAATGAGCTACAGCTTGGAAAGGTTAAGGTTCCGCTAGGAGTTATTGGAATGATCTATGAATCGCGTCCAAATGTAACTGCAGACGCTACTGGTCTCTGTTTAAAAGCTGGAAATACTGTTTTATTGCGCGGAGGTTCAGAGGCTATTAATTCTAATAAAGCCGTTACTGAGGTAATATCTAAGGCTGCGTATGAAAGTGGAATTCCAACTGGGGCAATTCAATTAATTGAGACGACTGATAGAGAGGCCGTTCAGGTTATGTTCGAGTTAAATGAATATTTAGATGTCCTAATTCCACGCGGTGGTTCTGGCTTAATTAATGCTGTAATCAATAATTCTACTGTGCCTGTAATTGAAACTGGTGTTGGAAACTGTCATACTTATATAGATAACGAAGCAGATCAAGAGATGGCTGAAGATATTGTAATGAATGCTAAGACTCAACGGCCAGGTGTTTGTAATGCTATGGAGACCTTATTGGTTCATTCAGAGATTGCTGAAGATTTTTTACCGGAAATGGTTGCAAAATTGCAGAAAGCCAATGTAGAAATCAGAGGAGACGAGACAGTACAGGAATTGGTTTCTGGTATTGAGCCGGCAACAGAAGATGACTGGTCAGCAGAGTATTTAGATTATATTTTAGCGATTAAAGTTGTTGCTGGGTTAGAAGAGGCTGTTGATCATATTCATAAATATAATACTAAACATTCGGAAGCAATTATTACTGATAATTATCATAAAGCTAGAAAGTTTTTAAATGTAGTTGATGCTGCTGCTGTTTATGTTAATGCGTCTACTAGGTTTACTGATGGAGGTCAATTTGGTTTAGGGGCTGAAATCGGAATTAGTACTCAGAAACTACATGCTCGCGGTCCAATGAGCGTAAATGAGTTAACCACTACTAAGTTTATTGTTTATGGAGATGGCCAGATTCGTGAATAA
- a CDS encoding PHP domain-containing protein → MSLIDLHIHTYYSSDGELTPLEIIKLAQKKGIESIAITDHDTIDGLKETLQLGKKKGIEVIPGIEFDTEYAGKSLHILGYYLDWQNTKLKEITENIRDQQLKRAKKRVELLQKMGFSLEWSTVKEKANIIPVGGIIAEVLLTNGLNDNDERLEPYVTGERNDQPYFNFYLDYFLPGQPAYVPIELPNSKEIINLIHELGGVAILAHPGSAIDLSEDEELLTELVESGLDGIEAYSTYHSHDEDLEFVDWAVEKNILITAGSDFHGQLKPKIELGGIQGNNDYKLVKNLKKRAEKY, encoded by the coding sequence ATGAGTTTAATAGATTTACATATTCATACTTACTATAGTTCAGATGGAGAATTGACTCCATTGGAGATAATTAAGCTAGCTCAAAAAAAGGGAATAGAAAGTATTGCTATTACCGATCATGATACTATAGATGGTTTAAAAGAGACACTGCAACTAGGAAAAAAGAAAGGAATAGAAGTAATACCTGGAATTGAATTTGATACAGAATATGCTGGGAAAAGTTTGCATATTTTGGGGTATTATCTTGATTGGCAGAATACTAAACTTAAAGAAATAACAGAAAATATTAGGGATCAACAATTAAAACGAGCTAAAAAAAGAGTTGAGTTATTACAGAAGATGGGGTTTTCATTAGAATGGTCAACAGTAAAAGAAAAAGCCAATATTATTCCTGTCGGTGGGATTATTGCGGAAGTGTTATTAACTAATGGCTTAAATGATAATGATGAAAGATTAGAACCATATGTTACAGGAGAGAGGAATGATCAACCATATTTTAATTTTTATTTAGATTATTTTTTACCAGGTCAGCCTGCTTATGTTCCAATTGAATTACCTAATTCCAAAGAAATAATTAATTTAATACATGAATTAGGTGGAGTAGCAATTCTTGCCCATCCTGGTTCAGCAATTGATTTGAGTGAGGATGAAGAATTACTAACTGAATTAGTCGAAAGTGGCTTGGATGGTATTGAAGCTTATAGTACTTATCATTCTCATGATGAAGATTTAGAGTTTGTTGATTGGGCTGTTGAAAAAAATATTTTAATTACAGCTGGTAGTGATTTCCACGGTCAGTTAAAGCCCAAGATTGAGTTAGGAGGCATTCAAGGTAATAATGATTACAAATTAGTTAAAAACTTAAAGAAAAGAGCTGAAAAGTACTAG
- a CDS encoding TrkH family potassium uptake protein, giving the protein MRFNKKNHVILYLLGSLLLILSAMFTLPLLVSFIYREGLVIYKSFLLPALLSLGLGIILTKIDYNQRQLNLTTSMIVCGLGWIIFSIIGSIPFQLGLNKSFIDALFESVSGFTTTGITVFQNLQQMPKSILFWRSLIQWFGGLGILTFFLVITFRSEGGIWQLFTAESHKISTSRPVPNVFKTIKILWSIYASFTLLEILLLTFFQVSFYDAVIHSLTTLSTGGFSNYDSSIGYFQQIGHPFYPVIEYIIIFFMFLGGMNFLLHFKLLTGKIEDVITNLELRYFLGLIVAGTLIILIPMTINNSNISLINFEANFRTTLFQVMSIITTTGYGTKSIGSSFFSAVAKQLFLFFMLVGGCVGSTAGGFKVIRIVILNKLFSREIKKIYLPKRAVLPVKLNKKIIKNNEVMKVAALFFGWLALILVGSGITALFSDLSAFQAMSGMFSAVGNIGPFYFSVDKMVSLSPVIKLTYILGMLAGRLEILPVFILFTREGWK; this is encoded by the coding sequence ATGAGATTTAATAAAAAAAATCATGTTATTCTTTATTTGCTAGGATCTTTATTGCTGATTTTGAGTGCTATGTTTACTCTTCCATTATTAGTGTCTTTTATTTATCGAGAGGGACTAGTTATATATAAATCATTTTTATTGCCAGCTTTGTTATCATTAGGATTAGGGATTATATTAACAAAAATTGATTATAATCAACGACAGTTAAATTTGACTACTAGTATGATAGTTTGTGGTTTAGGGTGGATAATTTTTTCTATAATTGGATCTATCCCCTTTCAACTTGGATTGAATAAAAGTTTTATTGATGCTTTGTTTGAATCAGTGAGTGGTTTTACCACCACTGGAATTACTGTTTTTCAAAATTTACAGCAGATGCCAAAATCAATTTTATTTTGGCGAAGTCTAATCCAGTGGTTTGGAGGATTAGGAATTCTGACTTTCTTTTTAGTAATTACTTTTCGTAGTGAAGGTGGAATTTGGCAGTTATTTACTGCTGAGAGCCATAAAATAAGTACTTCTCGTCCAGTACCTAATGTTTTTAAAACAATTAAGATTTTGTGGAGTATTTATGCTAGTTTTACTCTTTTAGAGATCTTATTATTGACTTTTTTTCAGGTATCATTTTATGATGCAGTGATTCATAGTTTAACTACTTTATCTACAGGAGGATTTTCTAATTATGATAGTAGCATTGGATATTTTCAGCAGATTGGCCATCCGTTTTATCCTGTAATAGAGTATATTATTATTTTCTTTATGTTTTTGGGAGGAATGAATTTTTTATTACATTTTAAATTACTAACAGGCAAAATAGAAGATGTAATTACGAATTTGGAATTAAGATATTTTTTAGGTTTAATTGTAGCAGGGACATTAATAATTTTAATTCCTATGACGATAAATAACAGTAATATTTCATTAATAAATTTTGAAGCTAATTTTAGGACTACTTTATTTCAAGTGATGTCAATTATTACTACTACTGGTTATGGAACGAAAAGTATAGGATCTAGCTTTTTTTCGGCAGTAGCAAAACAATTATTCTTATTTTTTATGTTAGTAGGTGGGTGTGTAGGTTCTACAGCAGGAGGTTTTAAGGTTATTAGAATAGTTATTTTAAATAAATTATTTAGTCGCGAAATAAAAAAGATATATTTACCTAAACGAGCTGTTCTACCAGTTAAGTTAAATAAAAAGATTATTAAGAATAATGAGGTAATGAAGGTTGCTGCTTTGTTTTTTGGTTGGCTTGCTTTAATTTTAGTAGGAAGCGGTATTACTGCTTTATTTTCTGATTTATCGGCTTTTCAGGCTATGTCAGGAATGTTCTCAGCGGTGGGGAATATAGGTCCTTTCTATTTTAGTGTAGATAAGATGGTTTCTTTATCACCAGTAATAAAGTTGACTTATATTCTAGGAATGTTGGCAGGAAGATTAGAGATACTTCCTGTTTTTATATTATTTACTAGAGAAGGTTGGAAATAG
- a CDS encoding potassium channel family protein has translation MYIIIAGGGVVGRNLTKKLVDNHDVVVIDMNREICERIYSQFGAVSIQGNATKIGVLQEAGIEKCDVAVGVMSSDADNLAFSLLAKNFGIEKILVRMREPEYRNAYKLAGATNIAGVMELMVERFVTDIEQPDIRKVISLRNGKAEVSIITIPEDAKYSGWSISEITANKDFPEKCVIAGIFDQKSDKLIIPRGNKEIYSNNQIFLVGTRENIRHAANFLMDTK, from the coding sequence ATGTATATTATTATTGCTGGCGGGGGTGTAGTTGGTCGCAACTTAACTAAAAAGTTAGTAGATAATCATGATGTAGTGGTAATAGATATGAATCGAGAGATATGTGAAAGAATATATTCTCAATTTGGAGCAGTAAGTATTCAAGGAAATGCTACTAAAATTGGTGTGTTGCAGGAAGCAGGAATTGAAAAGTGTGATGTAGCAGTAGGGGTAATGAGTAGTGATGCAGATAATCTTGCTTTTTCTCTATTAGCTAAAAATTTCGGAATTGAAAAAATATTAGTTCGTATGAGAGAACCTGAATATAGAAATGCTTATAAATTAGCTGGTGCTACTAATATAGCCGGTGTAATGGAATTAATGGTGGAGAGATTTGTTACAGATATAGAACAGCCTGATATTCGAAAGGTTATTTCATTACGGAATGGAAAAGCTGAGGTTTCGATTATTACTATTCCTGAAGATGCCAAATATTCTGGTTGGAGTATATCAGAAATTACAGCTAATAAAGATTTCCCTGAGAAATGTGTAATAGCTGGTATTTTTGATCAAAAATCCGACAAGTTGATTATTCCGCGAGGTAATAAGGAGATATACAGTAATAATCAGATTTTTTTAGTAGGTACTCGTGAAAATATTAGACATGCAGCTAATTTTTTAATGGATACTAAGTAA
- a CDS encoding methylenetetrahydrofolate reductase C-terminal domain-containing protein, with amino-acid sequence MVQSSLTESITNKDDFTVTWELVPGRGAKESKQEKIFINAEKAANSDKVDGVTLTENPGGNPAISAEYLGMRVKELGIDPMAHFTCKDKNRNQMESFLYSLEREGVSNILVMTGDYPGGGYKGSSKPVYDLDPTQILDLITDLNEGLEYENHFGRTIGLKETHFFPGVVVSPFKRLESEQMVQYYKLKKKIEKGAKFIISQLGYDVRKFHELIQFIKMNDWDIPVIGNIFVLSYGIGRAMNANRIPGCVVTDDLVEQLAREKKADDNGKHTRLMRAAKMYAFMKGMGYDGVHLGGHGLDYEELEFIIEKGEELTPNWRDYIHEFDFPIKDGFYYFEKDEETGLNTDRPAERKSKPKKETVYSMFRIGHSLIFDPDGSFFGPMQSICSLTDDGVLEDPFDFMERVIKTITNECQGCGDCALTDLAYLCPMSQCPKNQRNGACGGSKDGWCEIYPNEQKCLYVRVYNRLKAYEEEEKLRDNWVPPVDWDLTHKSSWLNYFLGRDHTANKIGITLPDNSENKEA; translated from the coding sequence ATGGTTCAGAGTTCATTAACAGAGTCTATTACTAATAAAGATGATTTTACAGTAACTTGGGAGTTAGTTCCAGGTCGAGGAGCAAAAGAATCAAAGCAGGAAAAAATTTTTATTAATGCAGAAAAAGCTGCTAACAGTGACAAAGTAGATGGGGTAACTCTAACTGAAAATCCCGGTGGGAATCCTGCTATTTCGGCAGAATATTTAGGGATGAGAGTTAAAGAATTAGGGATTGATCCAATGGCCCATTTTACATGTAAAGATAAGAATCGAAATCAGATGGAAAGTTTTCTATATTCTTTAGAACGCGAGGGTGTATCAAATATTTTAGTAATGACTGGAGATTATCCAGGAGGAGGCTATAAAGGAAGTTCTAAACCAGTCTATGATTTAGATCCTACACAGATTTTGGATTTAATTACTGATTTAAATGAGGGTTTGGAGTATGAAAATCATTTTGGGCGAACAATAGGCTTAAAAGAAACACATTTTTTTCCGGGAGTAGTAGTTTCTCCATTTAAAAGATTAGAGTCAGAGCAGATGGTTCAGTATTATAAGTTGAAGAAAAAAATTGAAAAAGGAGCTAAATTTATTATTTCGCAGCTTGGTTATGATGTTCGTAAATTCCATGAATTAATTCAATTTATAAAGATGAATGATTGGGATATTCCAGTTATCGGAAATATTTTCGTTTTATCCTACGGTATAGGGCGGGCTATGAATGCTAACAGAATTCCCGGTTGTGTAGTAACTGATGATCTAGTAGAACAACTGGCTAGGGAGAAAAAAGCAGATGATAATGGAAAACATACACGTTTAATGAGAGCAGCTAAAATGTATGCTTTTATGAAAGGAATGGGATATGATGGAGTACATTTAGGTGGGCATGGTTTAGACTATGAAGAGTTAGAGTTCATTATAGAAAAAGGAGAAGAGCTAACCCCTAATTGGCGTGACTATATACATGAGTTTGATTTTCCAATTAAAGATGGTTTTTATTATTTTGAAAAAGATGAAGAAACTGGCTTAAATACTGATAGACCTGCTGAAAGAAAGTCTAAACCGAAAAAAGAAACTGTCTATAGTATGTTTAGAATTGGACATAGTTTAATTTTTGACCCAGATGGATCTTTCTTTGGTCCAATGCAATCAATTTGTAGTTTGACAGATGACGGAGTTTTAGAAGACCCCTTCGACTTTATGGAACGGGTAATTAAGACTATTACTAATGAATGTCAGGGATGTGGAGATTGTGCATTAACTGATTTAGCCTATTTATGTCCAATGTCACAATGTCCTAAAAATCAGCGGAATGGTGCTTGTGGTGGTAGTAAAGATGGTTGGTGTGAGATATATCCTAACGAGCAGAAATGTCTTTATGTGAGGGTTTATAATCGATTGAAGGCTTATGAAGAAGAAGAAAAGTTAAGAGATAACTGGGTTCCACCGGTTGATTGGGATTTAACCCATAAATCATCTTGGCTTAATTACTTTTTGGGTAGAGATCATACGGCTAATAAGATCGGGATTACTCTTCCAGATAACTCAGAAAACAAAGAAGCTTAG
- the nadD gene encoding nicotinate-nucleotide adenylyltransferase, producing the protein MLDNLIEEDINRLGIMGGTFDPIHNGHLVTAEAAAYQYDLDKVVFVPSANPPHKTEQEITDAEDRYIMIILATMNNSKFGVSRLEIERGGLSYTIDTVQTFKKALDNVELYFITGADAILEIFTWRKAEKLFQECKFIAATRPGYSLSKLQGGIYEEYKDKIFQLKIPGLAISSTDIRKRVKAGRPIKYQLPNTVEAYIKQGKFYQER; encoded by the coding sequence ATGCTAGATAATTTAATAGAAGAAGACATTAATCGATTGGGGATTATGGGGGGGACTTTTGATCCAATTCATAACGGCCATTTAGTTACTGCTGAAGCAGCTGCTTATCAATATGATCTTGATAAAGTTGTTTTTGTACCTTCAGCTAATCCTCCTCATAAAACAGAACAGGAGATTACTGATGCTGAAGATCGGTATATTATGATTATTTTAGCTACTATGAATAATTCTAAGTTTGGTGTTTCTCGTTTAGAAATAGAAAGGGGAGGTTTATCTTATACTATAGATACAGTCCAGACTTTTAAAAAGGCATTAGATAATGTTGAATTGTATTTTATTACCGGGGCTGATGCTATTTTAGAGATATTTACTTGGAGGAAAGCTGAGAAACTATTTCAGGAATGTAAATTCATTGCTGCTACAAGACCAGGATATTCTCTATCTAAGTTACAAGGAGGAATTTATGAAGAATATAAAGATAAGATATTTCAATTAAAGATTCCTGGCTTAGCCATTTCTTCAACGGATATTCGAAAGAGAGTAAAAGCAGGAAGACCGATTAAGTATCAATTACCAAATACAGTAGAAGCTTATATTAAGCAGGGAAAGTTCTATCAAGAAAGATAA